A portion of the Chondrinema litorale genome contains these proteins:
- the creD gene encoding cell envelope integrity protein CreD, with amino-acid sequence MNDSPSFFERLNNWIRNSVMVKLISMAILILLLLIPANMVESLIREREYRRLDVINEISGTWGNDQTLTSAVLTVPYEIYFTNDKKEVVTQTQYAHFLPENLQIDGEISPEKRYRSLYEVVVYVASLSVKGNFKNIDFSEWNIRSEDILWNKAFLSIGITDMRGIQEKILLQWNDTTLSLNPGIESNDVIESGVSVKVPVNAESANLNFSYSLTLNGSKTLNFIPLGEETNVSIISSWSDPSFMGAFIPDEKTINNSGFTADWKVLHLNRNYPQKWRGESFHVNTSSFGVNLLVPVDHYQKSTRSAKYAVMFIALTFLIFFFVEILNQKRIHPIQYILVGLALCIFYTVLVALSEHISFNLAYIASAIAVIVLISLYASSFFKSTKLTLLCALVLVILYGFLFTLLQLQDYALLLGSFGLFVTLAIVMYLSRNINWYDFINKSDKE; translated from the coding sequence ATGAACGACTCACCTAGTTTTTTCGAAAGGTTGAATAACTGGATCAGAAACTCTGTAATGGTAAAGCTGATCTCCATGGCAATTTTAATCTTACTTTTGCTTATTCCTGCCAACATGGTTGAAAGCCTGATTCGAGAAAGAGAGTATCGTAGGTTAGACGTGATCAACGAAATTAGTGGAACTTGGGGAAATGACCAGACGCTGACCAGTGCAGTACTTACTGTACCTTATGAAATTTACTTTACAAATGATAAAAAGGAAGTTGTAACTCAAACTCAATATGCACACTTTCTCCCTGAGAATCTGCAAATAGATGGCGAAATATCTCCAGAAAAAAGATATAGAAGTTTATATGAAGTAGTAGTGTATGTGGCTTCACTTTCTGTAAAAGGAAATTTTAAAAATATAGATTTCTCTGAGTGGAATATTAGGTCAGAAGATATTCTTTGGAATAAAGCATTCCTTTCTATTGGTATTACAGATATGCGTGGTATTCAGGAAAAAATACTTTTGCAATGGAATGATACAACACTTTCTTTAAATCCGGGAATAGAATCTAACGATGTAATTGAATCTGGTGTGAGTGTAAAAGTTCCTGTAAATGCAGAATCAGCTAATTTAAACTTCTCTTACAGTTTAACATTAAATGGCAGCAAAACGCTTAACTTTATTCCATTAGGTGAAGAAACAAATGTGTCTATCATTTCTAGTTGGTCTGATCCGAGTTTTATGGGAGCCTTTATCCCTGATGAGAAAACAATCAATAACTCTGGATTTACAGCAGATTGGAAAGTGCTCCATCTGAACAGAAATTATCCGCAAAAGTGGCGAGGTGAATCTTTCCATGTTAATACATCTTCTTTTGGCGTAAATCTGCTTGTGCCGGTAGATCATTATCAAAAAAGTACACGCTCTGCTAAATATGCAGTGATGTTTATCGCACTTACTTTTTTAATTTTCTTCTTTGTAGAAATCTTAAATCAAAAGCGTATCCATCCGATACAATACATTTTGGTTGGTTTAGCACTATGTATTTTCTATACGGTTCTAGTAGCGCTTTCAGAACATATATCATTTAATCTAGCTTATATAGCTTCTGCCATTGCCGTAATTGTGCTAATCAGTTTATATGCTTCTTCATTTTTTAAATCTACCAAGCTTACGCTACTTTGTGCTTTGGTTTTAGTTATCTTGTACGGCTTCTTGTTCACACTACTACAATTGCAAGATTATGCCTTGTTGCTAGGTAGTTTCGGGTTGTTTGTAACACTGGCGATTGTCATGTACCTTTCACGAAATATCAACTGGTATGATTTCATCAATAAATCAGATAAAGAATGA
- a CDS encoding alpha-ketoacid dehydrogenase subunit alpha/beta gives MSNTSIPPKHIITYNSSEFSSTQLRDFYKALIKPRLIEEKMLILLRQGKITKWFSGIGQEAIAVGSTLAMQMDEYILPMHRNLGVFTSRNLPLQRLFGQFQGKAIGFTKGRDRSFHFGSKEHKIVGMISHLGPQLSVADGIALAHKLSEEKKAVLAYSGDGATSEGEFHEALNVAAVWELPVIFLVENNGYGLSTPNKEQYRCEFIADKGKGYGMETMQVDGNNILEVFKTITEARKYAIKEQKPILVEALTFRMRGHEEASGTKYVPKELMDYWAERDPVTNYESYLLQNDIISEVEINQLKNEIKDEIEKSLQVAYNEPPVNFDYKTELGDLFADSNNISTNPSTNTTQNKRLVDAISDGLRQSMEKYPNLVLMGQDIAEYGGVFKITEGFSETFGRDRVRNTPLCESAIVGTGLGLSINGFKAMVEMQFADFVTCGFNQIVNNLAKLHYRWGQNADVVVRMPTGAGVKAGPFHSQSNESWFFHTPGLKIVYPSTPYAAKGLLNASIEDPNPVMYFEHKALYRSISEDIPDEYYTLPIGKARIVKPGEDVTVITYGMGVHWALEISNSLPEISIEIIDLQTLLPWDKETVKQSVQKTNKVLVCNEDTLTGSIASEIAAWISENCFEHLDAPVMREGSLDMPVPFAANLEDAFLPKQRIKEKLEKLYEY, from the coding sequence GTGAGCAATACATCCATTCCACCAAAACACATAATAACCTACAATTCAAGCGAATTTTCTTCTACTCAGTTAAGAGATTTTTACAAAGCATTGATAAAACCCAGATTGATAGAAGAGAAAATGTTGATTCTTTTACGACAGGGAAAAATCACAAAATGGTTTTCTGGTATAGGGCAAGAGGCTATTGCTGTTGGTAGTACGCTAGCAATGCAAATGGATGAGTATATTTTGCCAATGCATCGCAATTTGGGTGTTTTTACTTCCAGAAATTTGCCTTTACAGCGGTTATTTGGTCAATTTCAAGGTAAAGCGATTGGCTTTACTAAAGGTCGAGACCGATCATTTCACTTTGGCTCAAAAGAGCATAAAATAGTTGGAATGATATCCCATCTAGGTCCTCAACTTTCGGTAGCAGATGGAATAGCACTGGCACATAAACTTTCAGAAGAAAAAAAAGCTGTGTTGGCTTATAGTGGAGATGGAGCGACATCAGAAGGAGAGTTTCATGAGGCTTTGAATGTTGCCGCAGTTTGGGAATTGCCAGTCATCTTTTTGGTTGAGAATAATGGTTATGGTTTATCTACGCCTAACAAAGAGCAATATCGCTGTGAGTTTATTGCAGATAAAGGCAAAGGTTATGGCATGGAAACCATGCAGGTAGATGGGAATAACATACTCGAAGTTTTTAAGACGATTACTGAGGCGAGGAAGTATGCTATTAAGGAGCAAAAACCGATTTTGGTGGAAGCATTAACTTTTAGAATGCGCGGCCATGAGGAAGCGTCTGGTACCAAGTATGTTCCCAAAGAACTCATGGATTATTGGGCAGAAAGAGACCCAGTAACTAATTACGAAAGCTATCTGCTGCAAAATGACATCATCTCTGAAGTAGAAATCAATCAACTTAAGAATGAGATTAAAGATGAAATCGAAAAGTCTTTACAAGTTGCCTATAACGAACCTCCTGTAAATTTTGATTATAAAACTGAGTTGGGTGATCTGTTTGCTGATTCGAATAATATTTCTACAAATCCCTCAACGAATACTACCCAAAACAAAAGATTAGTAGATGCTATTTCTGATGGTTTAAGGCAATCTATGGAGAAATATCCTAATCTGGTATTAATGGGTCAGGATATAGCGGAATATGGAGGAGTTTTTAAAATTACTGAAGGTTTTTCAGAAACTTTTGGTAGAGATCGAGTTCGCAATACTCCACTTTGCGAATCTGCCATTGTGGGTACAGGTTTAGGCTTATCTATCAATGGTTTTAAGGCAATGGTAGAAATGCAGTTTGCTGATTTTGTGACTTGTGGTTTCAATCAGATTGTAAACAATTTGGCTAAGCTCCATTACAGATGGGGGCAAAATGCCGATGTGGTAGTAAGAATGCCAACAGGAGCAGGAGTGAAGGCTGGCCCATTTCACTCTCAGTCTAACGAAAGCTGGTTTTTCCATACTCCCGGATTAAAGATTGTTTATCCATCAACACCTTATGCAGCGAAAGGCTTGCTAAACGCATCGATTGAAGACCCTAATCCGGTGATGTATTTTGAGCATAAAGCTTTGTATAGAAGTATTTCAGAAGACATTCCAGATGAATACTATACTTTGCCAATTGGTAAAGCCAGAATAGTTAAACCCGGCGAGGATGTTACTGTAATCACTTATGGAATGGGAGTACATTGGGCTTTGGAAATTAGCAATTCGCTTCCGGAGATAAGCATAGAAATTATCGATTTGCAAACTCTTTTACCTTGGGATAAAGAAACCGTGAAACAAAGTGTGCAGAAAACCAATAAGGTTTTGGTTTGTAATGAAGATACACTTACTGGCAGCATTGCCTCAGAAATAGCAGCTTGGATATCAGAAAATTGTTTTGAGCATTTAGATGCACCTGTAATGCGAGAAGGCAGTCTAGATATGCCAGTTCCATTTGCAGCTAA
- a CDS encoding sodium:solute symporter family protein: protein MLAVSIVCYLIITILIGFWASRLVKNSEDFVLAGRSLPLPLAASAMFATWFGSETILGSSSEFVQHGLIGVVEDPFGAALCLLLVGVFFARPLYKMKILTFGDFYRVKFGKKAELIASLFLVPSYFGWIAAQFVAIGLILNVVLGIPLAMGMIGGTVAVLIYTYIGGMWAISITDFMQTIIIVAGLLFLAFSLSDHAGGVATVIDKAPEGFFNFTPEFSYTGITTYIAAWITIGLGSIPQQDVFQRVMAAKSADISVKASYISAAMYLTIGFIPLFIGLCSKQLYPELMEGDAQLVIPNVVLMHGNLFLQIMFFGALLSAIMSTSSGAILAPASILAENIIKPYMKNTDDKKLLQMMRLSVVLVTVFSLILANMQGNIFDLVSMSSAFSLVSLFIPMIAGLYFPSFSEKAAILSMFSGMTGWLIFEHYPVETPSILIGLLFAFVGLMVGRLFPKSKNTEVKENV, encoded by the coding sequence GTGCTTGCAGTATCTATTGTTTGTTATTTAATAATTACCATACTTATTGGTTTTTGGGCGTCGCGTCTGGTAAAAAACTCAGAAGACTTTGTTTTAGCAGGTAGAAGCTTGCCTTTGCCTTTGGCTGCATCAGCCATGTTTGCCACTTGGTTCGGTTCCGAAACAATTTTAGGCTCCTCCTCAGAATTTGTACAACATGGTTTAATTGGCGTAGTAGAAGACCCTTTTGGAGCAGCACTTTGCTTGTTGCTTGTAGGCGTATTTTTTGCCCGACCGCTTTATAAGATGAAGATTCTCACCTTTGGTGATTTCTACAGAGTAAAGTTTGGCAAAAAGGCAGAACTCATAGCCAGTTTGTTTCTTGTTCCTTCTTACTTCGGCTGGATTGCCGCACAATTTGTTGCTATCGGTTTAATCTTGAATGTGGTATTAGGCATTCCGCTAGCAATGGGAATGATCGGTGGAACTGTTGCTGTATTGATATACACTTACATAGGCGGTATGTGGGCAATTTCCATTACAGATTTTATGCAAACCATTATAATCGTTGCAGGTTTATTATTTCTGGCTTTTAGCTTGAGTGACCATGCTGGTGGAGTTGCAACAGTAATTGATAAAGCTCCTGAAGGATTTTTCAATTTCACCCCTGAATTCTCTTATACAGGAATTACCACATACATAGCCGCTTGGATTACCATTGGCTTAGGTTCTATTCCGCAACAAGATGTTTTCCAAAGAGTAATGGCAGCCAAATCTGCCGATATTTCTGTAAAAGCTTCTTACATCAGTGCAGCCATGTATTTAACTATTGGCTTTATTCCGCTTTTTATCGGGCTGTGCTCCAAACAACTTTATCCGGAATTAATGGAAGGCGATGCGCAATTAGTGATCCCGAATGTGGTGTTGATGCATGGAAATTTATTCTTACAAATCATGTTTTTTGGCGCTTTACTATCTGCCATTATGAGTACTTCGAGCGGAGCAATTTTAGCACCAGCATCTATACTAGCAGAAAACATCATTAAACCCTATATGAAAAACACTGATGACAAAAAGTTGCTTCAAATGATGCGTCTGTCTGTGGTTTTGGTGACGGTGTTTTCGCTCATCCTCGCCAATATGCAAGGCAACATTTTCGATTTGGTGTCGATGTCTTCTGCATTCAGTTTGGTTTCTTTATTTATTCCAATGATTGCGGGTTTGTACTTCCCTTCTTTCTCAGAAAAAGCAGCGATACTTTCTATGTTTTCTGGGATGACAGGCTGGCTAATTTTTGAACATTATCCTGTAGAAACTCCTAGCATACTAATTGGATTACTATTCGCATTTGTCGGACTGATGGTTGGAAGATTATTTCCAAAATCAAAAAATACTGAAGTAAAAGAAAATGTTTGA
- a CDS encoding NAD(P)H-quinone oxidoreductase: MKAIISNGFGGPEVLSLGEAANPEVNEEEILIKVAATALNRADTLQREGKYPPPKGESQIIGLEAAGVVEQTGKAVTKWKKGDKVCCLLAGGAYAEYVKVHQHLAMPVPQTLSLEESAAIPEVFLTAYQALISLCEMQEGEKVLIHAGGSGVGTAAIQLAKLRNAEIFVTASKTKHQTCFDLGANHAIDYKSQDFAEEIKELTKGKGVDVVIDFMGASYFKKNLDVMGMDGRMVMLAWMGGFKLDSLNLVPVLSKRLKIMGSTLRARSVDYKKTLIEGFTNDFVPYFDKGELKPVIDTVMSWSAIQEAHTRMDANLNTGKIILKVD, translated from the coding sequence ATGAAAGCAATAATTAGCAATGGATTTGGTGGACCAGAAGTATTGAGTTTGGGAGAAGCCGCTAATCCAGAAGTTAACGAAGAAGAAATTTTAATTAAAGTAGCAGCAACAGCATTAAACAGAGCCGATACTTTACAAAGAGAAGGCAAATATCCTCCCCCCAAAGGAGAAAGTCAGATAATAGGTTTAGAAGCTGCTGGTGTAGTTGAGCAAACTGGCAAAGCAGTTACTAAATGGAAAAAAGGAGATAAGGTTTGCTGTTTATTGGCAGGAGGTGCTTATGCAGAATATGTAAAAGTACACCAACATTTGGCAATGCCAGTTCCACAAACTTTAAGTCTTGAAGAAAGTGCAGCAATTCCTGAAGTATTTCTTACAGCTTATCAGGCTTTAATTAGCCTTTGTGAGATGCAAGAAGGGGAAAAGGTTTTAATACATGCAGGAGGAAGCGGTGTTGGTACAGCAGCAATTCAACTAGCCAAACTTAGAAATGCAGAAATATTTGTAACAGCTTCTAAAACAAAACATCAGACTTGTTTTGATTTAGGTGCGAACCACGCGATCGACTATAAATCACAAGATTTTGCAGAAGAGATAAAAGAACTGACCAAAGGTAAAGGGGTAGATGTGGTGATTGATTTTATGGGAGCATCTTATTTTAAAAAGAATCTGGATGTGATGGGAATGGATGGAAGAATGGTAATGCTCGCTTGGATGGGAGGTTTTAAGCTCGATTCTTTGAATTTAGTTCCAGTATTGAGTAAGCGATTAAAAATTATGGGTTCTACCCTAAGAGCTAGAAGTGTAGATTATAAAAAGACTTTGATAGAAGGTTTTACCAATGATTTTGTTCCATATTTTGATAAAGGAGAACTAAAGCCTGTAATTGATACAGTAATGAGTTGGTCGGCTATTCAAGAAGCACATACTCGCATGGATGCCAACTTAAATACTGGTAAAATAATCCTGAAGGTTGATTAA